The following nucleotide sequence is from Lacinutrix sp. Hel_I_90.
GAGCAACGATGCTTTAATCTGTGCCTCATTATCCTTATAGCCGTTTTCTATCAATAGTCTTTTGACATAATCAATTCTTTGGTTATCAACATCATCAATAATATTTGAAATCGATTTGTCTTTAACAGCATATCTTTTTAAATAAAAAATAAAGTCTGAATACGGCAGCTTGCGGTATGTTAAATCTATAAGTTTGTTTATTTTTTGTGTTGGGTTTTCTTCAATACTTGTGATTTCAATGATTTTTTTTGTTTTATTTTCCACCCAATAATTAACCATTTCTCTTATAAATTCCTTTTTGGTTTTGAAATGCCAATAAAAACTGGATTTATTACAGTTTAATGTTTTTGACATTTTTTCAACCACAATTCCAGAAAACCCTTTTTCAGAAAATGTTTTATAACCAAGCTTTAACCAATCTATTTTTTGTGCGACTATTTTAGGCATATTATTAAACGTTATCGTTTATAAAACAAATTTAAATTATTTATTAAACGTAAGCGTTTATTAAACTGTTAAAGTTTTGTATATCATATAAAAAATAGTGCTGCATTTTTTATTGACGTCAAGAGAAAAATGAATTGTTAAAGAATCGAACATTTCATTATTTAATGAATTTAAAGGTTACGTAATATATTAGAATCCTACATGTTATATAAAA
It contains:
- a CDS encoding TetR/AcrR family transcriptional regulator → MPKIVAQKIDWLKLGYKTFSEKGFSGIVVEKMSKTLNCNKSSFYWHFKTKKEFIREMVNYWVENKTKKIIEITSIEENPTQKINKLIDLTYRKLPYSDFIFYLKRYAVKDKSISNIIDDVDNQRIDYVKRLLIENGYKDNEAQIKASLLYKHLIGFYEMTRYKELDGHYMAEVKKEILQIIDIKPIKN